The following are encoded in a window of Panicum virgatum strain AP13 chromosome 5N, P.virgatum_v5, whole genome shotgun sequence genomic DNA:
- the LOC120676786 gene encoding uncharacterized protein LOC120676786, protein MEITRPTKVPRAESASDFDSYNEWLSREERPLSYTLAPGSWKATTWSMPIPITSWDNWQRQCVIHSEDVDLPADNTMHYELLHKLMSSGDNEDTEATLSLGYLRMAYPTVSIDDDDDDVVYLVSKGTSIRSVEMEVAVDVRTGTLQGVAKLDTNRHVGFLRRCLGSGISKYLNTIGICGNQQVYDTESTLDAASG, encoded by the exons ATGGAAATCACTCGGCCAACTAAGGTGCCCAGGGCCGAGTCTGCATCTGATTTTGATTCCTACAATGAATGGCTGAGCCGTGAAGAACGTCCTTTATCATACACCTTGGCCCCTGGTAGTTGGAAGGCCACCACATGGAGTATGCCTATCCCAATCACTTCGTGGGACAACTGGCAACGTCAATGCGTGATCCATTCGGAGGACGTCGATCTCCCTGCTGACAACACAATGCATTATGAGCTGCTGCATAAGCTCATGAGCAGCGGCGACAACGAGGACACAGAGGCAACCTTGTCCCTGGGATATCTTCGCATGGCTTACCCCACCGTGAgcattgatgatgatgatgatgacgtgGTTTACTTGGTGTCCAAAGGCACCAGCATTCGATCGGTGGAGATGGAAGTTGCAGTTGACGTGAGGACAGGGACCCTGCAAGGAGTGGCGAAGCTTGATACCAATAGGCACGTTGGTTTTTTGCGCCGCTGCCTTGGTAGTGGGATCTCCAAATATCTCAATACTATAG GTATATGCGGAAATCAACAAGTGTATGACACCGAGTCCACCTTAGATGCAGCCTCAGGTTAG
- the LOC120674586 gene encoding protein MIZU-KUSSEI 1-like — protein MTQPARRPTPSTESAEIAFFGAASIPDPRSSPATPLPDIAFAHASTPPPPPPPAPVPQKQKHGKNRSRPGRLIRSVRAAFRSFPTIQAPSCRGMPSLHHLPGLYGPGSAVRNHFHGATHATGTLYGHRRARITIAFHESPGSPPCLLLDIGVPTAKFIQDVSAAGMVNGESVGYASRREATERDERVMQMLHATSMGAGVLPADMSHPSDGELTYMRVHFDRVVGSKDAETYYMHNPEGGATGPELTIFFIRN, from the exons ATGACACAGCCTGCTCGGCGCCCCACGCCCTCCACGGAGAGCGCCGAGATCGCCTTCTtcggcgccgcctccatcccCGACCCGCGGTCCTCGCCGGCCACCCCGCTCCCGGACATCGCGTTCGCCCAcgcgtcgacgccgccgccgcctcctccgccggcgccggtgccgcagAAGCAGAAGCACGGCAAGAACCGGTCGCGCCCGGGGCGCCTCATCCGGTCGGTGCGCGCCGCGTTCCGGTCGTTCCCGACCATCCAGGCGCCGTCCTGCCGCGGCATGCCGTCGCTGCACCACCTCCCGGGGCTCTACGGCCCCGGCAGCGCCGTCCGGAACCACTTCCACGGCGCCACGCACGCGACGGGGACGCTGTACGGGCACCGCAGGGCGCGCATCACGATCGCGTTCCACGAGAGCCCCGGCAGCCCGCCGTGCCTGCTGCTGGACATCGGCGTGCCCACGGCCAAGTTCATCCAGGACGTGAGCGCGGCGGGGATG GTGAACGGCGAGAGCGTCGGGTACGCGTCGCGGCGGGAGGCGACGGAGCGGGACGAGCGCGTGATGCAGATGCTCCACGCCACGTCCATGGGGGCCGGCGTGCTGCCGGCCGACATGTCCCACCCGTCCGACGGCGAGCTCACGTACATGCGCGTGCACTTCGACCGCGTGGTGGGGTCCAAGGACGCCGAGACATACTACATGCACAACCCCGAGGGCGGCGCCACCGGGCCGGAGTTAACCATCTTCTTCATTAGGAATTAG